In Xylanibacter ruminicola 23, a single genomic region encodes these proteins:
- a CDS encoding DUF3127 domain-containing protein has protein sequence MNTMILRVKKCGVMTTVQSEKSENGVLDKRTLVLQMLGGKYEDSFVVTALGSLATIEWTEGELVACSMSFRTREHNGQVYMDVIANEIQKIKR, from the coding sequence ATGAACACAATGATTTTAAGAGTGAAAAAGTGCGGGGTAATGACTACCGTACAGAGTGAGAAAAGTGAGAATGGCGTACTTGACAAGCGTACACTGGTACTGCAGATGTTGGGTGGCAAGTATGAGGACAGCTTTGTGGTAACAGCCCTGGGCAGTTTGGCCACCATCGAGTGGACCGAGGGCGAGTTGGTTGCCTGTAGCATGAGCTTCAGAACCCGAGAGCACAACGGACAGGTGTACATGGACGTGATTGCGAACGAAATCCAAAAGATTAAACGTTGA